The Coffea arabica cultivar ET-39 chromosome 1e, Coffea Arabica ET-39 HiFi, whole genome shotgun sequence genome has a window encoding:
- the LOC140007060 gene encoding FBD-associated F-box protein At5g27750-like has translation MASPGLEPETFKNDGIDRLGALPDDVLHHIMSFLDTKDAAAACVLSTRWRNFFSCDGEFSESLSIGYEVILQRNRAPIRKLSACVDKLVERFQMALEFFISAALDIVFRNDFGGIKEFGCILAEAIPICIVERLREIEIREFYGEEYEIKLVQYFLQNGKSLKKMTLCGVRQQSKTLSDGCNKILSFNKSSEVCQIVFFNKSNFIASEFGIVHKSAAVNDFRAAMKSIQPPHNLQPTGFTIEAGNIEKKHKMGLKQSREMERKWKISEMDNVDRLSALPDDFLYEILSLLPAKDAVAFLIVSTKWRKLFTSVPDTNFCVNGLNDPDDPDPCSVRSFRDEIHVGCRILALRTGAPLRKFQLHIKQYVGRFASAVELFILKALACRVRELDIHVGMTDKSRSIPPEVFTCKTLVTLKLTRDVDLDLIVPNAICLPNLKVLHLRGEMRVVDGICIQRLIKGCPSLEELNLVLCRMDESDEDQVIDFSSPSLKRFTLASFNYGGLFDFVLDSSQLEYLEFHHVGKHRFTLDAPNLSYLNYECNAVEVNLIQKNFTQSLKSVVRASIAIRYMALEIFNITIQTNFFLDGRHAFELINDLQSVNLFSYMDTLSWEQIVLTVFSLFVKALFEFRGRLPTFRNLTILQLGPFNYDGVDHGHLWKMLPRLLESAPDLEVLILGEAFGNVFTRDREFEVFLPLCFSSFEVFLPLCLPSCCLDRLREVEIREFNNEEYEFKLVKYILKNGKSLKKMTIGGVIKAMKSSEKCCKRISSFNKSSQDCQIVFN, from the exons ATGGCGTCGCCCGGACTCGAACCGGAGACCTTCA AAAATGATGGTATTGATAGGTTGGGTGCCCTTCCAGATGATGTTCTCCATCACATCATGTCCTTTCTTGACACAAAAGATGCTGCAGCCGCCTGTGTGTTATCCACTAGATGGAGAAATTTTTTCAGCTG TGATGGGGAGTTCTCTGAATCTTTAAGTATCGGTTACGAGGTGATTCTACAAAGAAACAGGGCTCCTATTAGAAAATTGAGTGCCTGCGTCGATAAGCTGGTGGAAAGATTTCAGATGGCGCTCGAATTCTTTATATCTGCTGCACTTGATATT GTCTTTAGGAATGATTTTGGTGGAATCAAAGAATTCGGGTGCATCTTGGCAGAGGCTATTCCTATATGCATCGTTGAACGTCTTAGGGAGATAGAAATCAGAGAATTCTATGGGGAGGAATATGAAATCAAGCTAGTGCAGTATTTCTTGCAGAACGGGAAGTCTTTGAAAAAGATGACTCTTTGTGGAGTTAGGCAGCAGTCAAAGACGTTATCGGATGGTTGTAATAAGATATTGTCATTCAACAAATCCTCAGAGGTCTGCCAGATTGTGTTCTTCAACAAATC TAATTTTATAGCCTCTGAATTTGGAATTGTACATAAATCAGCTGCAGTTAATGATTTCAGAGCAGCCATGAAAAGCATACAGCCACCCCACAATTTGCAGCCCACGGGTTTCACCATAGAAGCAG GAAATATTGAGAAAAAACATAAGATGGGCTTAAAACAGAGTCGAGAAATGGAACGAAAATGGAAAATCTCAGAAATGGATAATGTTGATAGGTTGAGTGCCCTTCCAGATGATTTTCTCTACGAAATTCTGTCACTTCTTCCTGCAAAAGATGCTGTAGCCTTCTTAATTGTATCCACCAAATGGAGAAAACTATTCACTTCAGTTCCTGATACTAATTTCTGCGTAAATGGACTGAACGATCCTGATGATCCTGATCCTTGTAGTGTAAGGAGTTTCCGGGACGAGATACATGTTGGTTGTCGAATACTTGCACTTCGAACTGGTGCTCCTTTAAGAAAATTTCAACTTCATATTAAACAGTATGTGGGAAGGTTTGCGTCTGCAGTTGAATTGTTTATATTGAAGGCACTTGCGTGTAGAGTCCGGGAACTTGACATTCATGTGGGAATGACAGATAAAAGCCGATCAATTCCTCCTGAAGTATTCACCTGCAAAACACTCGTCACTTTGAAGTTGACAAGGGATGtggatttggatttgattgTACCTAATGCAATTTGTTTACCGAATCTTAAGGTTCTGCACTTGAGAGGGGAAATGAGAGTGGTAGATGGAATCTGTATTCAACGACTTATCAAGGGTTGTCCTTCGCTGGAAGAACTGAACTTAGTCTTATGCCGTATGGATGAGAGTGATGAAGATCAAGTAATTGATTTCTCTAGTCCTTCACTGAAAAGATTCACACTTGCCAGTTTTAATTATGGGGGCCTGTTTGATTTCGTTTTGGATTCAAGCCAACTTGAATATCTGGAATTCCACCATGTTGGGAAGCATAGGTTCACATTAGATGCCCCAAACCTCAGCTATCTAAATTACGAATGCAATGCTGTTGAGGTGAACCTCATTCAAAAGAACTTCACTCAAAGCCTGAAGTCTGTTGTGAGAGCCAGTATAGCAATTCGGTATATGGCTCTTGAGATTTTCAAcataacaatccaaacaaacttcTTTTTGGATGGTCGGCATGCTTTTGAGCTCATCAATGATTTGCAAAGTGTCAATCTCTTCAGTTACATGGACACACTCTCCTG GGAGCAAATTGTTTTAACAGTCTTCTCCCTTTTTGTGAAGGCTCTTTTTGAATTTAGAGGAAGGTTGCCAACTTTCAGAAATTTAACCATTCTGCAGCTTGGACCTTTTAATTATGATGGTGTTGATCATGGGCATTTGTGGAAAATGTTACCAAGATTACTTGAAAGTGCCCCAGACCTTGAAGTACTTATCCTTGGTGAG GCGTTTGGGAATGTCTTCACTAGAGATAGGGAGTTTGAGGTTTTTTTGCCCCTGTGCTTTTCTAGTTTTGAGGTTTTTTTGCCCCTGTGCCTTCCTAGTTGCTGCCTTGATCGTCTTAGGGAGGTAGAAATCAGAGAGTTCAACAATGAGGAATATGAATTCAAGCTAGTCAAGTATATTTTGAAGAATGGAAAATCTTTGAAGAAGATGACTATTGGTGGAGTTATAAAGGCTATGAAATCTTCAGAAAAATGTTGCAAGAGGATATCATCATTCAATAAAAGCTCCCAGGATTGCCAGATTGTATTCAACTAG